The genomic DNA AGCGTCCCTACAATTGTCAAGTCCTGAAAAATAGTTGTCACTTTTGTTTATGTTAATTGACTAATATTTATGCACATTGTGTTTCATGAACAACACTTGGAAATGAATATTCCAAAGCTGTATGAGGGCGACAATTATTGTATAAGTAAATAGCCTGCTTAATTGCTTTTTTAGCATCTTTAAAGTTCTTAAATGTTTCGCGTAAATGATATTCATACTTCAGTATTCCGTTGACTCTTTCAGCTTTTGAATTTTCATAGCAATGGTTTTCTTCAGTCATACTGACAGGAAGATTTCTATTCGTCAAGATTTCAATGTAATCGTGACAGCAGTACTGAGACCCACGGTCAGAGTGATGGATGGGGTATGACCCTTTTGGGAGACTTTTTAAAGCCATCTTTAATGCTTTGATACATCCTACAGCTTCTAAACTCTCTCCCACATTATAAGCAATAATTTTTCTAGAGAAGGCATCTGTGATTAACGCTAGATAAACAAAGCTTTTTGCAACTCTGATGTAGGTTATATCACAAACCCACACCTGGTTAGGTGCGGTTAACACCTTATCCTTTATTAGATTTTTGTAGACTTTAAAACGATGCCTAGAGTCAGTAGTTCGACAGTACTTCCTCTTTCTTTTGATTAATAGGCGTTCTTCGCGAGCTATATCGAATAAGCGATCTCGTCCTATCTGTATAGAATTCTCTTTGAAGTTATCTACTAACATATTCTGCAGCTTTCGAATTCCGAGCTCAGATTGAATGCAACGTTGTTCTTTAATAAGATCGATCACAAGTTTTCTATCTACTTCTTTTTTGGTGCTTAAAGATTTATTTTTATAGAAATTTTGCCGACTCATATGGAGGTGATTACAAAGTTGTTTAACAGTAAAGTGGCTATTCATTGATCTGACTCTTTTGACCGCTTCACACCGACTTTTTTTTTGAAGGCTTCTTTATCAGATACGCCGAACTCATCACAAGCTATATCAAAGTAAGCTTTATTCATAACATCACTTATCGCTAGTTCGGTTACTGTTTTCTCTAACTCAGCAATATGCTTTTTAAGAGCTTTAATCTCATCAATATCATTTTCTGTTTCCACTTTAATCACCTTTGGTAATAAGTCTGTTCTACCATACTTTTTGACCCAGGCTCTTACTGTACAAGAGCCTGATATCCCATAAGCTTGGCTCGCTTCTCCACAGCTTATAAATTTACCTTTGGAGATCTCGTTTACCACTTTTTGTTTAAATGATTCACTATATCTTATTGTATCTTTCATAGGTTTTTCCTATTTTAGATGACAACCTATATCAGGACAAGACAATTCCAACTCAATCCTTTTCATTGTCGACCATTCACCATAAACTGCTAGGGACTATGAACTCTTATTCCACGGCATTTTTGAGAGTAAGATACCCATACCGCAGGTATCGGTAAGTCCTGCAAAGATTAAACCCGCTCCTACAAAAGCTGATAAATATTCCGCTCCATTAAAGCCCAATTTCATTAAAATAACTCCCGTCAAAATTAAAGCGCCTGCACAAATCCGCACTTGTCTTTCTAGAGACATCACTTTCTTAATCACCAACAAATCTAAGCCCGCCGCCTTCCAATTATTGAGTCCTCCCTCGAGGCAAGTGACTTCTTCATTGAGCTCCTCAAGTTTTTCCGCAGCTTTTTTTGAACGTGCACCACTTTGACAAAGCAAAAGAAGTTTTTTATCGTCTCTCAAACTTTGAATCTTTTCAATGGACAATTGATCTAGGGGTAAATTAATCGAACCGGCCATGCGTTCACCACCAAACTCAAATTCAGTCCTTACATCAATTATTTGATACTCGGCTTGATTTTCCTTTAAATTTTTTGCAGAAATTTCAGTCATCATTTCACCTTAGTTTAAAGTTCACACTGCAATTTACTCTCCAAGCTACCCAGCTTCAACAAAACTTCTGACTTATCTCATTTGAGGATGGCTTTTAGATCATCTTGTTTTAATTTTCCCGTGAAAGCTCCTGCTTCGACGACGTCTTGGACTAATTGGCTTTTCTCTGCTTGAAGCTGTAGGAGCTTGTCTTCTATGGTGTCCTTAGCCACAATGCGGTAGGCACTGACGGCTTTTTCTTGACCAATGCGATAAGCGCGATCAATCGCCTGACTCTCGGCAGCTGGATTCCACCACGGGTCCATAATGTACACGTATTGAGCCTGGGTAAGGTTAAGCCCCGTGCCGCCTGCTTTTAAACTAATGAGAAAAAAGCGACATTTCTCGTTTTCATTAAACTCTTGTACAGGCACTTGACGATCTTTTGTGGAGCCATCTAGGCGGGTATAATTCCATTTATTCATCTGAATCGCTTCTTCTATAAGATCTAGGAATTGAGTGAATTGCGAGAAGATCAAGGCTTTCGCGCCACTCGCAAAAACTTGCTCTAATTGACTGATGAGCAAGTTGATTTTTGCTGACTCAATGTGACGGTAATCTTCGTTCACTAAATAGGGATGGCAGACCACCTGTCTCAAACGAGTGAGCGCGGCGAGCATATTGCCCTTTCCGCCGGGTGTCTCTTTGTCATCTTTCTGTTTTTCTTGAGAATAATAGGCGTGCATTTCGCGATAGATTTTTTCTTGCTCCTCTCCCAACTCACAGTAGAGAAGCTGTTCAGTTTTAGGGGGGAGTTCTTTCGCTACCTCCGATTTTTTACGACGAAGCATCAGGGGACGAATTGTTTGACGCAATGACTCGAGATTTTTCTCCGAACATTTTGCATCGAGGTACGTTTTAGCGAAGTGCTTATAAGTTCCTAATAAATTAGGATTGAGAAACTCAAAGAGGCTCCAAAGATCTCCTAGATTATTTTCTACTGGGGTTCCCGTTAAAGCAATTTTAAATTCGGCATTGATGAGGCGCATGCTCTTCGAAGTCATGGAAAGGGGATTTTTCATGGCCTGGGCTTCATCGGCGACACAAATAGAAAACACCCGTTCTTTAAGTTTAACCGCATCACGCATCAGAGTTCCATAAGTGGTCAATAAAACTTGACCTTGAGTGAGTTTATCTAAAACTTTCTTTCGCCCGGCTCCAAGGTATTGAAAGACTTGTAAACTGGGTGAAAAGCGTTGGA from Lentisphaera araneosa HTCC2155 includes the following:
- a CDS encoding IS3 family transposase translates to MNSHFTVKQLCNHLHMSRQNFYKNKSLSTKKEVDRKLVIDLIKEQRCIQSELGIRKLQNMLVDNFKENSIQIGRDRLFDIAREERLLIKRKRKYCRTTDSRHRFKVYKNLIKDKVLTAPNQVWVCDITYIRVAKSFVYLALITDAFSRKIIAYNVGESLEAVGCIKALKMALKSLPKGSYPIHHSDRGSQYCCHDYIEILTNRNLPVSMTEENHCYENSKAERVNGILKYEYHLRETFKNFKDAKKAIKQAIYLYNNCRPHTALEYSFPSVVHETQCA
- a CDS encoding transposase; translated protein: MKDTIRYSESFKQKVVNEISKGKFISCGEASQAYGISGSCTVRAWVKKYGRTDLLPKVIKVETENDIDEIKALKKHIAELEKTVTELAISDVMNKAYFDIACDEFGVSDKEAFKKKVGVKRSKESDQ
- a CDS encoding rhodanese-like domain-containing protein, giving the protein MMTEISAKNLKENQAEYQIIDVRTEFEFGGERMAGSINLPLDQLSIEKIQSLRDDKKLLLLCQSGARSKKAAEKLEELNEEVTCLEGGLNNWKAAGLDLLVIKKVMSLERQVRICAGALILTGVILMKLGFNGAEYLSAFVGAGLIFAGLTDTCGMGILLSKMPWNKSS